A part of Flavobacteriaceae bacterium GSB9 genomic DNA contains:
- a CDS encoding RagB/SusD family nutrient uptake outer membrane protein yields the protein MKTHILKLFLFVVVIASINSCDNELELQNPNRLSADQYYQSQEEAQAAVDAIYNGLIIDGNYQRMTPIMGDARGDEARSRSPWVFLTQTGNFTVPSTDTALEIAYLGYYTVINRANQALAAINQIEDIEPELRERLLGQAYFLRALAYFNATNVYNNVPLVLEVQAGSESFFPSNQEITQSDIYAQIEADLNEAIGKLPVSYDNVTGPDTGQAARATSGAANSLMGKLKLYQGLHDEALPYFKAVVDSQVYDLAPNYGDLFSQDPALENANPGRIFWAEFTQSANVDFNWGGDPTVNWRQFSAVAPTYSRGDFYDFIPTQFLVDELSMERTVDDKLDPRFAATILSYQPSEGLTQAYGIDYPVEADYPFDPNLFYIAKYTLANTGGDPFTCGINYHIIRFADVLLMYAECLANTGNIPSAAAQVQRVRDRANLPDREAEFAAYSLSQFMDQLEHERVTELAIEGLRWYDIKRWGWLDDATKLNELKANDPDFNSFAPNRKYQPLPQTELDRNPNLDGNAANQG from the coding sequence ATGAAAACACACATATTAAAATTATTTTTATTTGTAGTTGTTATTGCATCAATTAATTCGTGTGATAATGAACTAGAACTTCAAAACCCAAATAGACTTAGTGCTGATCAATATTATCAAAGTCAAGAAGAAGCGCAAGCTGCAGTGGATGCCATTTACAATGGGCTTATAATAGATGGAAATTATCAGAGAATGACACCAATTATGGGTGATGCTAGAGGAGATGAAGCAAGATCTAGAAGCCCTTGGGTATTTTTAACACAAACTGGAAATTTTACAGTGCCTTCTACAGACACCGCGCTTGAAATAGCATATCTTGGTTATTATACCGTTATCAATAGAGCTAATCAAGCCCTTGCAGCTATTAATCAAATTGAAGATATTGAACCTGAGCTTAGAGAAAGGCTTTTAGGTCAAGCGTATTTTTTAAGAGCTTTAGCATATTTTAATGCTACAAATGTTTATAATAATGTTCCTTTGGTATTGGAGGTGCAAGCTGGATCGGAGAGTTTTTTCCCTTCTAATCAAGAAATAACTCAATCAGATATATATGCACAGATTGAGGCAGATTTAAATGAGGCTATAGGCAAACTTCCTGTTAGCTATGATAATGTTACTGGACCAGATACTGGTCAAGCAGCCCGAGCCACTAGTGGAGCAGCAAATTCATTGATGGGAAAGCTTAAGTTGTATCAAGGATTACACGATGAAGCATTGCCTTATTTTAAAGCTGTTGTAGATTCACAAGTATATGATTTAGCTCCAAATTATGGAGATTTGTTTTCTCAAGATCCCGCTCTAGAAAATGCAAATCCGGGTAGAATATTTTGGGCTGAATTTACTCAGAGTGCAAATGTAGATTTTAACTGGGGAGGAGATCCTACTGTGAATTGGAGGCAATTTTCAGCAGTTGCTCCCACATATTCTAGAGGTGATTTTTATGACTTTATCCCGACACAATTTTTAGTGGATGAATTATCAATGGAAAGAACTGTTGATGACAAATTAGACCCTCGTTTTGCAGCCACTATATTATCATATCAACCTTCAGAAGGTTTAACGCAGGCTTATGGTATTGATTATCCTGTAGAAGCAGATTATCCTTTTGATCCGAATCTATTCTATATTGCAAAATATACTTTGGCAAACACAGGAGGAGATCCATTTACTTGCGGTATTAACTACCATATCATACGTTTTGCTGATGTCTTATTAATGTATGCTGAATGTTTAGCAAATACGGGTAATATACCTTCAGCGGCAGCCCAAGTTCAACGAGTTAGAGATAGAGCAAACCTTCCAGATAGGGAGGCCGAATTTGCAGCTTATTCTTTAAGTCAATTTATGGATCAATTGGAACATGAACGGGTAACCGAGTTGGCCATTGAAGGCTTAAGATGGTATGACATTAAAAGATGGGGCTGGTTAGATGATGCAACAAAATTAAATGAGTTAAAAGCAAATGATCCAGACTTCAATTCTTTTGCACCAAATAGAAAATATCAACCCTTACCACAAACGGAATTGGATAGAAACCCTAATTTAGATGGAAATGCGGCAAACCAAGGTTAA
- a CDS encoding TonB-dependent receptor, which translates to MITTKLLLFSRQCNWPFKKWLMALVIMMACANFSFAQQTISGTVTSESEGIPLPGVNVLLLGSTQGAVTDFNGNYSIKASAGDVLEFRYLGYLTQDITVGSSTTINVVLKEDLTSLDEVVVVGYGTQKKSDLTGAVSLVDTQEMTKQATNDVTQMMQGRVAGVSITTDGQPGAAPSVRIRGVATFGIGASAEPLYVVDGVPVDGIRDINPNDIESVQVLKDASAGAIYGNRAGNGVVIMTTKSGKKGQKTTFSLSSYYGIQNITQSLPVLDRVGYQTINRELINNFNAVQPPNGQIPIPLGNDPSSPQFIDDIDTDWQEEGYKNGFIQNHNFNVAGGTDYTNYFLSLDYLDNEGTLVGQGPNYKRYSFRVNSEAKFGKFTVGENLFFVHSDENPLFDTATINLPGGRPTLVNDLLQAAPTIPVYDSNRLGGYGGANATIHQSITLNVPGINTLIDNESKVNRLNANLYLSFEPIDGLVLKSSASYNSTNIESQLFVPKYDLGYFFPNPLAQLRVVNTNISRFLVENTANYTKEFGKHNISVLAGQTYQKDEFRAVTAVGGGLTEPYVLSLGNATDFSVFDNIQEAALFSLLGRINYSFDDKYFITGNIRYDGSSRFNPDVRYEVFPSVSAAWKIHNEFELPDFINTLKLRGGWGEVGNQEVGNYLYQRTINRGIPYQFSGGSTVVGAAVTQLIDEDIQWETRRTSSIGLDATLLNGAIDFTAEYYRNTSEDVLVDIPVPLSNTVGAFNSTILSNAGSIRNSGIELSAVYRQPIGDNFSFEIAPNFYTVKNEILEIGGQEFLTGTGTRNIVGRSLGEHYGWVYDGIFQSAQEVADAPFQNPGTAPGDIKFKDISGPDGTPDGAITDEDRTFLGQGLPTYYYGLNITANYKNFDFTIFGQGSGGNLINSNLYRGLMPTSGYTNWHEDILNRWTPTNTNTTVPRVILDDPNNNGRDSNRPGWLQDGDYFRINTISLGYTLPENIASKMYMSNARFFITLQNVAVLSKYKGYNPDFQAGVLNPGFDFGTYPRPMTSMVGLQLKF; encoded by the coding sequence ATGATTACAACTAAACTACTATTATTTAGTCGTCAATGTAATTGGCCATTCAAGAAATGGTTAATGGCATTGGTGATTATGATGGCTTGTGCAAATTTTAGTTTTGCACAGCAAACAATTTCAGGAACGGTTACTTCTGAGAGTGAAGGGATTCCTTTGCCTGGGGTAAATGTTTTGCTTCTTGGTAGTACTCAAGGAGCCGTGACAGATTTTAACGGTAATTATTCTATCAAGGCGTCGGCAGGCGATGTGTTGGAGTTTAGATATTTGGGTTATTTAACCCAAGATATAACCGTAGGGAGTTCTACCACTATCAATGTAGTATTAAAAGAAGATTTAACCTCTTTGGACGAGGTGGTGGTTGTTGGGTATGGTACCCAGAAAAAATCTGATTTGACAGGAGCTGTAAGTCTTGTAGATACGCAAGAAATGACAAAACAAGCTACTAATGATGTTACACAAATGATGCAAGGTCGAGTAGCTGGTGTTTCAATTACCACAGATGGTCAACCTGGTGCCGCACCTAGTGTGCGAATACGAGGTGTAGCTACTTTTGGTATAGGAGCAAGTGCAGAGCCGTTGTATGTTGTTGATGGTGTTCCTGTTGATGGCATTAGGGATATTAACCCTAATGATATCGAATCCGTTCAAGTACTGAAAGATGCGTCTGCAGGTGCTATTTATGGTAATAGAGCAGGTAATGGAGTTGTCATAATGACAACTAAATCAGGAAAAAAAGGACAAAAAACTACTTTTAGTCTTTCATCATATTATGGTATACAAAACATAACACAAAGTCTTCCGGTACTGGATAGAGTGGGTTATCAAACCATAAATAGGGAGTTGATAAATAATTTTAATGCCGTTCAACCTCCTAATGGTCAAATACCAATACCACTAGGGAATGACCCTAGCTCTCCTCAATTTATTGACGATATAGATACAGATTGGCAAGAGGAGGGGTATAAAAATGGTTTCATCCAAAACCATAACTTTAATGTTGCTGGTGGTACAGACTATACCAATTATTTTTTGTCCTTAGATTATTTAGACAACGAAGGTACTTTAGTAGGGCAAGGCCCAAATTACAAGCGTTATTCTTTTAGAGTAAATTCAGAAGCAAAATTCGGCAAATTTACAGTAGGTGAAAACCTCTTTTTTGTGCATTCAGATGAAAACCCTTTATTTGATACAGCTACCATCAATTTACCTGGAGGAAGGCCAACATTGGTTAATGACTTGCTTCAGGCCGCACCCACAATTCCAGTTTATGATTCAAATCGACTTGGCGGTTATGGAGGAGCCAATGCTACCATTCATCAATCCATTACGCTTAATGTCCCGGGAATAAATACATTGATTGATAATGAGTCTAAGGTAAATAGATTAAATGCTAATTTGTACTTGAGTTTTGAACCAATTGATGGACTTGTTTTAAAATCGAGTGCGTCTTATAATAGTACTAATATTGAGAGTCAGCTCTTTGTACCTAAATACGATTTAGGTTACTTTTTTCCTAATCCACTAGCTCAGTTGCGTGTTGTTAATACCAACATAAGTCGATTTTTGGTTGAGAATACAGCAAACTACACCAAAGAGTTTGGTAAGCATAATATATCTGTTTTAGCTGGTCAAACCTATCAAAAGGACGAGTTTAGAGCAGTTACAGCAGTTGGTGGAGGTCTTACCGAACCTTACGTTTTAAGTCTAGGTAATGCCACTGATTTTAGTGTTTTTGATAATATTCAAGAAGCTGCATTGTTCTCTTTGCTGGGACGTATAAATTATTCTTTTGATGATAAATATTTCATCACGGGAAATATTAGATATGATGGGTCATCAAGATTTAATCCTGATGTGCGATATGAAGTATTTCCTTCAGTTTCTGCAGCTTGGAAAATACATAACGAATTTGAATTACCGGATTTTATCAACACCCTTAAGTTGAGAGGTGGTTGGGGTGAAGTTGGTAATCAGGAAGTTGGAAACTACCTGTATCAAAGAACCATAAATAGAGGTATTCCTTATCAATTCTCAGGAGGCTCAACGGTTGTTGGGGCAGCTGTAACACAGCTTATTGATGAAGATATCCAATGGGAAACCAGAAGAACCAGTAGTATTGGTCTTGATGCTACCCTTTTAAATGGTGCAATAGATTTTACTGCTGAGTATTATAGAAATACATCTGAGGACGTTTTAGTTGATATCCCTGTGCCATTGTCAAACACAGTTGGTGCGTTTAATTCTACAATCTTGTCCAATGCTGGATCGATAAGAAATTCGGGTATTGAATTATCTGCTGTTTATAGACAACCCATTGGTGATAATTTTTCTTTTGAAATTGCTCCTAACTTTTACACAGTAAAGAATGAGATACTTGAAATTGGTGGTCAAGAATTTCTTACTGGTACTGGAACTAGAAATATTGTAGGTCGTTCCTTAGGTGAACATTATGGATGGGTTTATGATGGTATTTTCCAATCGGCCCAAGAAGTGGCTGATGCGCCTTTTCAAAACCCTGGAACAGCACCAGGAGACATCAAGTTTAAGGATATCAGTGGACCAGATGGAACGCCTGATGGTGCTATAACAGATGAAGATCGTACATTCTTGGGTCAAGGATTGCCAACCTATTACTATGGTCTTAACATTACAGCAAACTATAAAAATTTCGATTTTACCATATTTGGTCAAGGTAGTGGTGGGAATTTAATTAATAGTAACCTATACCGTGGTTTAATGCCAACTTCTGGATATACCAACTGGCACGAGGATATTTTAAACCGTTGGACACCAACAAATACGAACACCACTGTGCCACGTGTTATTTTAGACGATCCTAACAACAATGGTAGGGATTCAAACAGGCCTGGTTGGTTACAAGATGGAGACTATTTTAGGATAAATACAATATCGTTGGGGTACACTTTACCTGAAAATATTGCCAGTAAAATGTATATGTCTAATGCTCGATTTTTTATTACCTTACAAAATGTAGCTGTTTTGTCAAAATATAAGGGTTATAATCCAGATTTTCAAGCTGGTGTATTAAATCCAGGCTTTGATTTTGGAACATATCCAAGACCAATGACTTCCATGGTAGGATTGCAATTAAAATTTTAA